AGTGAGAGACAATTCGCCAAGGTCCACGGAATCTGTCCTGATAATTTATTGTATGAAACATCTAGACCAAGCAAAAACTTAAGATTACCAACATCTCCTATCAAAGAACCAACCAACGAGTTAAAAGATGTGAACATGAACACACTAAGAACGTGTTCTCCTTGTGTTAGAAGAACATGTTCTTCTTATGATATAAGAACATGTTCTTCTTAGGATATAAGAACCCGTTCTTCCTACGATTATAAATGTACATTCTAGTAGTTTCCTTATATAAACTCCATTGTATCCCTATAAATAGTTTGTAATTAGGTCATTATTATTCAAGGAATGagaatctctccttctcctctatTCTAACCTAgccgctctctctttctctctttcattctctcttgATCATTCTATCTGATTCTCTATTCTTCTCATACTCTTTCGTAATTCTTACATGGTATCTGAGCAGTAACGCTCCTATTGTGTTTATTCTCAAATTTTCATCTTCCGCACCAGAATCTGATCATGGATCTcagcaaaaccctaatcatcccTGTTACACTCAAAGGTAGAAACTACTTGCTATgggcaagaaccacaaagacagCACTGTGCGGTCGCGAGCTCTTGAAGCACATTGAGAGCAATGAAGTTGTGAAGGAGACGACGACCAAACAAGAAGGAAAGGAGATCGTTGTGTGTGACAACGACAAGTGGTTCCAAGAGAACCAAAGTGTTTTAGCCTTCATCCAAAATTCCTTGGATGCTCCGATTCTTGAGTCTTACTCATATTGTGAGACAGCTAAGGATCTTTGGGATACCCTACATAATGTGTTTGGTAATGTCTCCAATCTGAGTCGTGTGTTTGAGGTAAAGAGAGCAATTAACAATCTCAACCAGGAAGACATGGAGTTTACTAAACATTTTGGGAAGTTCAGATCTCTTTAGGCAGAGTTGGAAATGTTAAGGCGTAACTCGGAGGATCCAGTGGTTCTAAATGAACGCCGTGAACAAGACAAGGTGTTTGGCNTGGTATCTGAGCAGTAACGCTCCTATTGTGTTTATTCTCAAATTTTCATCTTCCGCACCAGAATCTGATCATAGATCTcagcaaaaccctaatcatcccTGTTACACTAAAAGGTAGAAACTACTTGCTATgggcaagaaccacaaagacagCACTGTGCGGTCGCGAGCTCTTGAAGCACATTGAGAGCAATGAAGTTGTGAAGGAGACGACGACCAAACAAGAAGGAAAGGAGATCGCTGTGTGTGACAACGACAAGTGGTTCCAAGAGAACCAAAGTGTTTTAGCCTTCATCCAAAATTCCTTGGATGCTCCGATTCTTGAGTCTTACTCATATTGTGAGACAGCTAAGGATCTTTGGGATACCCTACATAATGTGTTTGGTAATGTCTCCAATCTGAGTCGTGTGTTTGAGGTAAAGAGAGCAATTAACAATCTCAACCAGGAAGACATGGAGTTTACTAAACACTTTGGGAAGTTCAGATCTCTTTGGGCAGAGTTGGAAATGTTAAGGCCTAACTCGGTGGATCCAGTGGTTCTAAATGAACGTCGTGAACAAGACAAGGTGTTTGGCTTGCTCTTGACATTGAATTCGTCATATAATGATCTCATCAAACATATTCTTCGTTCGGACAAGCTCCCAAGTCTTGATGATGTGtgcaatcaaattcaaaaggagCATGGTTCCATTGGTTTGTTTGGAGCAAAAGGTGATCTTATCACAGCCAACAAAGGAGAGGTAGCTGTTGCAAACAAGGGCTACTATAGAAATGATGGAAAGAACCGGTTCATATGTGATCATTGCAAGAAGCCTGGACATCTTAAGGAGAAATGTTGGGCTCTTCATCCACATCTTCGCCCGAGAGGAACTAATCCAAGAGCAAATCAAGCGAGTGGATATGGTGAAACACAAGCTCTGATGGTTCCTCAAATCACTGAAGGAAACAGATCAGCATTAGAAGCCTCCTCGGAGTTGGTGAGAAAATCTGATCTCGATGCACTCATCAAGGCTCTAAAAGAGTTTTCTGGTCATGCCTATCTTACTCTCAATGCTATGAAACCTCTTATTGTTGATTCTAGAGcctctcaccatatgattaatGATTCTAAGCTAATTAGAGATATAAAACCGGCTTTAGGAAATGTGATCATAGCCAATGGAGATAAAGTACCTATTGAAGGAATAGGAAACTTAAACTTGTTTGAGAAAACATCTAAAGCTTTTTATATGCCTAGCTTCACCTCTAATTTGTTATCAGTTAAAAGGGCGACTAATGATCTTaattgttatgcaatatttggccctaatgatgtttattttcaggatattaaaACAAGTAGAGTGCTTGGCAAAGGAACCACTAAAGATGATCTTTATGTGCTTGAGGATTCAAACCTATCTACTTCCCTTTCGTCGtgttttaaatcaataattgatAAGGCTAATAGTTCagtgtggcatgctagacttgGTCATCCCCATTTTCGTGCTTTGGAACTTTTGTTGCCTAGTATTTCGTTTAAGAATAATGATTTTGAATCTTGCatccttggtaaacattgcaaaactGTTTTTCCTAAGTCCTTAACTATATATGAGCATTGTTTTGACTTAATTCATTATGATGTTTGGACTTCACCTTGCTTATCTCGTgaaaatcagaaatattttgttacttttattgatgaaaaatcaaaatatacttggctAACCTTGCTTCCTTCTAAGGATAGAGTTCTTGATGCTTTTACAAACTTTCAAAActatgtgactaaccattataatgccaagattaaaattttgagatcagataatggtggggagtaTACAAGTCATGCGTTCAAACAACATTTGGCCAAACATGGGATTGTTCACCAAACAAGTTGTCCTTATACACCCCAACAAAATGGCGTAGCTGAAAGGAAGAATAGACATCTTATGGAGGTTGCTCGATCTATGATGTTCCACACAAATGTACCAAAGAAGTTCTGGGGAGATGTTGTTGTAACAGCATGCTACTTGATCAATCGAACTCCAACAAAAATACTGAGTGATATCTCTCCATTTGAAGtacttaacaaaattaaaccgtCTATCAATCACTTACGTGTATTTGGATGTGTGTGTTATGTCTTAAAACCAGGTGAGCAGCGTGACAAGCTTGACGCTAAGAGTGTCAAGAGCATGTTTATTGGCTACTCGACTACTCAAAAGGGATATAAGTGTTATGAACCTGAAGCTAGGAGGGTTCTGGTCTCAAGGGATGTCAAGTTCTTAGAATCTAAGGGATTCTATAATACAAGTAATTGGGAGGACTTGAAAGATCTTCCCTACTCTTCATCATATAGAGCAGAAAATCTCCGCATTCTTCTTGAAAGGCTTGGAGTTGCGAATAATCAACATCAACCTTGTTCTTCTCTGGAAGAAACAGATAGTCCTCATAGTCAAGAAGCAGATGATTATGATAAAGCTGAATATGAACTGAACAATCTAGGTGAAGAACGTGTATCCGAGGAGGATGATCTTGCTTCCGGGGGAGAAGAACCTaaattagaggaagaagatcatGTGGAAGAACATCCGACTCAGGTTGAGGCTACAGAGCTTGAGGCTACAGAGGATGATGCCATTGAAGTTATTCCCCTCCGACGAAGTGAACGACTCAAGTATGCTCCTAAGAACTGGAAAAATCCTCGCATCTTCTACAATAGTCAGACGGTTGCTCACCCTATACAAGCTGTATGCACTTTGGCACATTTTCCTGTTGAGCATCAAGTGTTTCTCACTCAAATTGATCAGAATTGGATTCCACAAAGTTATGAGGAAGCTAAAGAACATAAAGTTTGGCGTGATGCGGTCGGAGATGAGACTAATGCAATGTTGAAGAATCACACATGGGACGAAGCTGATCTACCAAAAGGGAAGAAAGCTGTGACATCTCGATGGATATTCACTATAAAGTATAAGAGTAATGGGGAGATAGAACGATATAAAGCCAGACTTGTAGCAAGAGGGTTCACTCAAACTTATGGAGAAGACTATTGTGACACATTCGCTCCAGTGGCCAAGCTTCACATGGTAAGAGTAATGCTCTCATTAGATACTAATCTATCTTGGGAATTGTGGTAGATGGATGTGAAGAACGCATTCTTACAAGgagaaatggaagaagaagtctatatgAGACCACCACCATGACTTGAAGACACTATTGGTCTTGGCAATATATGGGCTGAAACAATCACCAAGAGCTTGGTATCATAAACTCAGTTCAACATTGATGGAAAAAGGATTTAGAAGATCAGAAGCGGATCACACTCTTTTCACTTATCCAAGCCAAAGAGGTATTATAGTCATTcttatatatgttgatgatattatcatctCCAGGAATGACAAGGTAGGTATTCAAGATACCAAACTCTATCtcaaatcagtttttgataTCAAAGATCTTGGAGAACTAAAGTACTTTCTTGGGATAGAAGTTTGTCGTTCTGAAGAAGGACTCTTCTTGTCGCAAAGAAAGTACACACTTGATCTTTTGAATGAGGCAGGTAAACTTGGATCAAAACCAGTTGAAACTCCACTTGAAGAAGACTACAAGGCTGGTCATAAGGGGGAGCTGAATGATGCTTCTTTCGAAGATGTAAAACAGTATCGACGGTTGGTAGGTAAGCTTATTTATCTCACCATTTCTCGACCTGATATATgctttgctgtgaaccaggtgaGTCAACATATGCAGAAGCCAACATTACATCATTGGAAAATGGTGAGCCGAATACTCAAGTATCTCAAAGGATCACCAGGAcaaggcatatggatgggaTGTAATGGAAATGCAGAGCTGGTAGGATACTGTGATGCAGATTATGCTGGGGATCATGAAGATAGACGCTCAACATCTGGTTATTGCACGTTTGTTGGAGGAAATCTTGTCACTTGGAAgagtaagaaacaaaaggtggtaTCTCTCTCAAGTGCAGAGTCTGAATACAGGGCAATGAGGAAGCTCACAACCGAACTCATGTGGCTCAAAGCTCTCTTGAAGGATCTAGGCATCGAGACTCCAAAGCCgatcacaatgcattgtgacaatgaaGCCGCTATTCACATTGCATCAAACTCAGTATTTCATGAAAGGAAGAAACACATAGAAGTGGACTGCCACAAAGTCAGAGAACAAGTTTAGTTAGGAGTTATCTTGCCATGTCACACCAAGAGTTCTGAACAACTGgcggacatcttcaccaaagcaGCGAGTCCAAGGTTTGCGAGTATATACACTCCAAACTTGGACTTATGGACCTAACCAGGCCACCGATGAAGACCCTAAGCTATTGACtccatactctttttcccttagtATGTTTTTGTCCCAAATGGGTTTTccatactaaggtttttaatgaggtgggtgttcATAGTTTCAAGCTTAACCTCTGTTCCAAAAtggttaagcttgagggggagtgt
The sequence above is drawn from the Camelina sativa cultivar DH55 chromosome 4, Cs, whole genome shotgun sequence genome and encodes:
- the LOC104783864 gene encoding uncharacterized protein LOC104783864, translating into MDLSKTLIIPVTLKGRNYLLWARTTKTALCGRELLKHIESNEVVKETTTKQEGKEIVVCDNDKWFQENQSVLAFIQNSLDAPILESYSYCETAKDLWDTLHNVFGNVSNLSRVFEAELEMLRRNSEDPVVLNERREQDKVFGXNLIIDLSKTLIIPVTLKGRNYLLWARTTKTALCGRELLKHIESNEVVKETTTKQEGKEIAVCDNDKWFQENQSVLAFIQNSLDAPILESYSYCETAKDLWDTLHNVFGNVSNLSRVFEVKRAINNLNQEDMEFTKHFGKFRSLWAELEMLRPNSVDPVVLNERREQDKVFGLLLTLNSSYNDLIKHILRSDKLPSLDDVCNQIQKEHGSIGLFGAKGDLITANKGEVAVANKGYYRNDGKNRFICDHCKKPGHLKEKCWALHPHLRPRGTNPRANQASGYGETQALMVPQITEGNRSALEASSELVRKSDLDALIKALKEFSGHAYLTLNAMKPLIVDSRASHHMINDSKLIRDIKPALGNVIIANGDKVPIEGIGNLNLFEKTSKAFYMPSFTSNLLSDIKTSRVLGKGTTKDDLYVLEDSNLSTSLSSCFKSIIDKANSSVWHARLGHPHFRALELLLPSISFKNNDFESCILGEQRDKLDAKSVKSMFIGYSTTQKGYKCYEPEARRVLVSRDVKFLESKGFYNTSNWEDLKDLPYSSSYRAENLRILLERLGVANNQHQPCSSLEETDSPHSQEADDYDKAEYELNNLGEERVSEEDDLASGGEEPKLEEEDHVEEHPTQVEATELEATEDDAIEVIPLRRSERLKYAPKNWKNPRIFYNSQTVAHPIQAVCTLAHFPVEHQVFLTQIDQNWIPQSYEEAKEHKVWRDAVGDETNAMLKNHTWDEADLPKGKKAVTSRWIFTIKYKSNGEIERYKARLVARGFTQTYGEDYCDTFAPVAKLHMMDVKNAFLQGEMEEEVYMRPPP
- the LOC109132502 gene encoding uncharacterized protein LOC109132502 — protein: MEKGFRRSEADHTLFTYPSQRGIIVILIYVDDIIISRNDKVGIQDTKLYLKSVFDIKDLGELKYFLGIEVCRSEEGLFLSQRKYTLDLLNEAGKLGSKPVETPLEEDYKAGHKGELNDASFEDVKQYRRLVGKLIYLTISRPDICFAVNQVSQHMQKPTLHHWKMVSRILKYLKGSPGQGIWMGCNGNAELVGYCDADYAGDHEDRRSTSGYCTFVGGNLVTWKSKKQKVVSLSSAESEYRAMRKLTTELMWLKALLKDLGIETPKPITMHCDNEAAIHIASNSVFHERKKHIEVDCHKVREQV